Genomic segment of Umezawaea sp. Da 62-37:
TTGCTGGCCGTAGGAGAGCGGACCCCGTTCGGCGACACGGGCGCGCAGGACAGCAGGTGCAGGAATCCGCTTGTCCTCGTGGAGGCTTCCCATGGGTTGTGCCCTTTCCTGCCGGCACGCGTCATCCGGCTGTTTCCGCCAAAGGGGTCGCGACGAACACTAGGGAGCCGGAATCCGGCAGGTCAACGGAAAGCACGGCGGGAAAAGGGCGAAAATGGCCCGGAAATAGCCTCGGAATAGAACCGTCCACCACTGCGGATAGCAAGCGGGAGAACGATAGCCGGGCAATGGTCCGTGAAAAGCAGGGCGACCCACAATGCTATGGATCCGGGCAGATCGAGGACAAGTCCGCGCTGTCCCGCCGGCGCTCGCGCCCGGCGAACAGGAGGAAGAGATATGGCCAAGCGCAATCTCCAGGCACGCGGACCGGTCGACGGCGGCACGAGGAGCCACTCCGGGCTCCGGATCGACGGCGCGAGGCTGCTCGGCAGGCTCGACGAGCTGTCGAAGATCGGCGCCGATCCCGCGGGCGGGATCACCAGGTTGGGGCTCAGCGACCAGGAGAACGTGGCGATGGCCTATCTGCGGGACCTGTGCGCCGAGGCCGGGCTGAAGACCGAGACCGACCCCGCGGGCAACCTGCTGGTCCACCGCCCGCGCACACGCCGTGACGCGGCGCCCGTGCTGCTCGTCGGCTCCCACGTGGACACCGTGGTGCAGGGCGGCTGGCTGGACGGCGCCTACGGGGTGATCGCCGCGCTGGAGGTGCTGCAGGTCCTGCACGAGCACGACGTCGACCTTCCCGTCGAGGTGGTCGCCGTCGCCTTCGCCAACGAGGAGGGCGCGCTGATCCAGACCCCGTTCTGGGGGTCGCGCGCGCTGTGCGGCTCGCTGGAGGACGGGCTCGCCGCCGAGGACCGGACGGGCAGGCCGGTCAGCGAGTACCTGGTCCAGGCGGGCGGTTCACCCGAACACCTGGCCGACGCGGCGTGGACGCCCGGCAGCATCGCCGCCTACCTGGAGCTGCACATCGAGCAGGGGCCGACGCTCGAACGCCTCGGGCTGCCGATCGGCGTCGTGGACGGGATCGTCGGACGCACGATCCTCGACATCGACGTCGTGGGCGAAGCCCAGCACGCGGGCACCACCCCCATGCCCGACCGCCGGGACGCCATGGTCGCCGCCGCGGGCATCGTCCTCGCCGCGGAACGCGTCGTCACCGAGCACGCCGTGTGCGCGACGGCCACCACCGGCTACCTGGAGGCCCACCCCAACGTCACCAACACCATCACCGGGAACGTGCGGATGAGCGTCGAGGTGCGGGACACCGACCCCGCCAATCTCGTCCGCGGCGAGGCCGCCGTGCGCGAGGAGTGCTCGCGGGTGGCCGCGGCCTCCGGCTGCGACGTCGATGTGCGGGCCTCCATGCGGTCACAGGCCGTGTCGACCGCCCCCGAGCTGCGGGACGCCATCCGCGGCGCGGCGGACGCCCTGGGGTTGCCGCACCTGACCATGCCCAGCGGCGCCGGGCACGACGCCCAGATCGTCGCGCTGGTGGCCCCGATCGGCATGATCTTCGTGCCCAGCAAGCGGGGCATCAGCCACGCGCCGGGCGAGGACACCGCGCCCGACGACCTCGTGCACGGCGCGAACGTGCTGCTGCACTCCGTCCTGGGCGCGCAGGCCCCGGTCGCGGCCTGGCTCTGACGCGGTCGCGCCGGGACGGTCTCCTCGGCCCGTCCGGGCCGAGGATCAGAACGCCCCCACCCGTCGGAGCGCGCCCGGCGAGGACTCGGCGAAGGTGACCGTGCACATGGCCAGGCCCCAGGCGTGCTCCGGGAACCCCGCGGCGGCGGCCTGCCGCACCGCCCTCAGCACCCACGAGCGCTCACGGGTGTACCAGCCCGCCGGGTCGGCGACCAGTCGTTCCACCAGCGGGGCGGGCAGCTCCCACCGGCTGGCCCCGTTCCCGGCCAGGTGCAGGTGTTCGCCCCCCTGGAGCCGGTGCGCCTTCTCCGACAGGTGCAGCAGCGCGCCCAGCAGGCGTTCGAACGCCTTGCGCACGGACTCCTCCCCCTCCTCGGACTGCCGCCTGCGCGCGTAGCCGAGGATCCAGCCCGGCATCCAGTAGCGCGTCCCGCCTGCGTGGGGGCGGACGACCAGGAGATCCGCGTCGGCGAGCTCGTCGAGCAGCGCCTCCGACCGCGCGACGCCGACGTCCAGCAGCGGCGCCCCGACCCACGAGGCGAAGTCCGCCGCGTCGACGAGCGGCAGCAGGCGGAAGAGGCGGCGGGCCTCGTCGGTCAGGCCCGCGTACGCGGGGTGCACACCGGTCCGGTCCTCGAGGTCGTCCAGCCAGCTGGACCCGTCCTCGAGGTGGGCGACCACGTCCGCGACCGTCCAGTGCGGGTGCGAGGCCAGGCGGGCGGCGGCCAGGCGCAGGGCGAGCGGCAGGTAGCCGCACGCCTCGTTCAACGCGACCGCGGCGTCGCGGTCGGCGTCGATCCTGGCGCGCCCCGCGATGCGGGCCGCCAGTTCCAGCGCGCTGTCCTCGGTGAAGGGGGTCAGGCGGAGGCGGACCGCGGCCGGGAGTCCGGCGAGCGGGCGGCGGGACGTGACGAGCACCCGGCACAGCGACGAGCCCGGCAGCAGCGGGAACACCTGGCTCTCCGAGAGTGCGTCGTCCAGGACCACCAGGACACGACGGTCAGCCATGTGGTCGCGGTAGGTCTCCGCCCGTTCCTCCCTGCCGTCGGGGACGTCCTGGTCGGCGAAGCCGAACGCGCGCAGGAAGCGCCCGAGGATGTCGTGGGGGTCCTCCGGCACGCCGTCGTGGGAGAGCCTGGCGAAGAGCTGCCCGTCCGGGAACTCCGGGGCGAGCAGGTGACCGGCGTGCACGACGAGGGTGGTCTTGCCGACCCCCTCCCGACCGGTGACCTCGACCGTCCGGACGGCGGTCCCGTCCTGCGGCTCGGACACCTCCAGGAGGCGTTCGAGGCTGCGCCTGCGCCCGGTGAAGTCCGCGATGTCGGCAGGGAGGCGGCGCGGTCCCCTGCTCCGGACCGGGACGGGCGGCGGCTCGGCGGGCCGGGACAGGGCGGGGTCGTGCACGAGGATGCGCTGGTACAGGTCGCTGAGCTCCTCGCCGGGTTCGATGCCCAGTTCACCGATGAACCGGGCCCGCGCCCTGCGGTACTCCTCCAGCGCCTCGGCCTGCCTGCCCACCCGGTAGAGGGCGATCATCAGCAGGGCGAGCAGGCGCTCCCTGCGGGGACGGGCCGCCACCAGACCGGTCAGCTCGCAGACCAGGTCGTGCGGTGCGCCCAGGCCGTGCGCCAACTCGATCTCCAGGCACTCCTCGTGCACGGCCAGCCGCCGGTCGTCCAGCGCGGCGGCCACGCGGCGCAGCAGCTGGCTGCCGACACCGGCCAGCGCCGGACCGCGCCACAGCGCCAGGGCCGACCTCAGCTCGACCAC
This window contains:
- a CDS encoding Zn-dependent hydrolase; this encodes MAKRNLQARGPVDGGTRSHSGLRIDGARLLGRLDELSKIGADPAGGITRLGLSDQENVAMAYLRDLCAEAGLKTETDPAGNLLVHRPRTRRDAAPVLLVGSHVDTVVQGGWLDGAYGVIAALEVLQVLHEHDVDLPVEVVAVAFANEEGALIQTPFWGSRALCGSLEDGLAAEDRTGRPVSEYLVQAGGSPEHLADAAWTPGSIAAYLELHIEQGPTLERLGLPIGVVDGIVGRTILDIDVVGEAQHAGTTPMPDRRDAMVAAAGIVLAAERVVTEHAVCATATTGYLEAHPNVTNTITGNVRMSVEVRDTDPANLVRGEAAVREECSRVAAASGCDVDVRASMRSQAVSTAPELRDAIRGAADALGLPHLTMPSGAGHDAQIVALVAPIGMIFVPSKRGISHAPGEDTAPDDLVHGANVLLHSVLGAQAPVAAWL
- a CDS encoding BTAD domain-containing putative transcriptional regulator, which produces MDYRILGPLEASHDEVVVDISGARQLTVLALLLVEANRIVPVDRLVDGVWNETPPATSRSQIHICISSLRRQLAGGGASVDTCAPGYRLRVAEGELDLHVFEARVAAAHAAVADGAHRRAVVELRSALALWRGPALAGVGSQLLRRVAAALDDRRLAVHEECLEIELAHGLGAPHDLVCELTGLVAARPRRERLLALLMIALYRVGRQAEALEEYRRARARFIGELGIEPGEELSDLYQRILVHDPALSRPAEPPPVPVRSRGPRRLPADIADFTGRRRSLERLLEVSEPQDGTAVRTVEVTGREGVGKTTLVVHAGHLLAPEFPDGQLFARLSHDGVPEDPHDILGRFLRAFGFADQDVPDGREERAETYRDHMADRRVLVVLDDALSESQVFPLLPGSSLCRVLVTSRRPLAGLPAAVRLRLTPFTEDSALELAARIAGRARIDADRDAAVALNEACGYLPLALRLAAARLASHPHWTVADVVAHLEDGSSWLDDLEDRTGVHPAYAGLTDEARRLFRLLPLVDAADFASWVGAPLLDVGVARSEALLDELADADLLVVRPHAGGTRYWMPGWILGYARRRQSEEGEESVRKAFERLLGALLHLSEKAHRLQGGEHLHLAGNGASRWELPAPLVERLVADPAGWYTRERSWVLRAVRQAAAAGFPEHAWGLAMCTVTFAESSPGALRRVGAF